In a single window of the Desulfovibrio sp. Fe33 genome:
- the hisH gene encoding imidazole glycerol phosphate synthase subunit HisH has product MLAIFDYKAGNQTSVHRALEHLGIPNEITNDPEKLDKAIGIIFPGVGAAGQAMEELESGGLDEVIKKLIWQKKPVLGICVGCQILLDYSEENDTKALEVIPGECRLFNPSWVDYEDISIRVPHMGWNQVELLQDCELFEGIDPDADFYFVHSYYPAPKEEFVIGTTRYGIDFCSVHGRKGLWAVQFHPEKSGRPGLRMLRNFYNYCLEAADAE; this is encoded by the coding sequence ATGCTCGCCATCTTCGATTACAAGGCGGGGAACCAGACCAGTGTCCACAGGGCATTGGAGCACCTGGGCATCCCGAATGAAATTACCAACGATCCCGAAAAACTGGACAAGGCCATCGGCATCATCTTCCCCGGCGTCGGCGCGGCAGGCCAGGCCATGGAGGAACTCGAATCCGGCGGCCTGGACGAAGTCATCAAGAAACTCATCTGGCAGAAAAAGCCGGTGCTCGGCATCTGCGTCGGCTGCCAGATTCTCCTGGACTACTCCGAAGAAAACGACACCAAGGCCCTGGAAGTAATTCCCGGCGAATGCCGCCTCTTCAATCCCTCCTGGGTTGATTACGAGGACATCTCCATCCGCGTTCCCCACATGGGCTGGAACCAGGTGGAACTCCTCCAGGACTGCGAGCTCTTCGAGGGCATCGACCCGGACGCCGACTTCTACTTCGTCCACAGTTACTATCCGGCTCCGAAGGAAGAGTTCGTCATCGGCACCACCCGCTACGGCATCGACTTCTGCTCCGTGCACGGCCGCAAGGGTCTTTGGGCGGTCCAGTTCCACCCGGAAAAAAGCGGACGCCCCGGCCTGCGGATGCTCAGGAACTTCTACAACTACTGTCTGGAGGCCGCCGATGCTGAGTAA
- the fliR gene encoding flagellar biosynthetic protein FliR, giving the protein MEIFGFNPGDMLSFFLTLFRISVVLFLLPFFGGASIPRPIKGALVLVLSMALWPQLSFPGSMMPTGWNIVIMFLGELVLGLILGMLVNFLFAAVQLGGQIIGFQMGFAMVNVVDPITGTSNAVSAHFLYMCTMLTFLVLNGHLYLLKAVGMSFQYIPPGTLLLHPELAKDIFHFSNLMFTLAIKIAAPVMAALFLVDLALALISRAAPQMHVLILGFPIKITVGFFFLGFIFSIMALYVGDFLTGLNNMYENVMKFGDSIIP; this is encoded by the coding sequence ATGGAGATTTTCGGATTCAACCCGGGCGACATGCTCAGCTTCTTCCTGACGCTCTTTCGCATCAGCGTCGTACTCTTTCTGCTGCCCTTTTTCGGCGGGGCGTCCATCCCCCGGCCCATCAAGGGCGCCCTGGTTTTGGTGCTGTCCATGGCGCTGTGGCCGCAACTCTCCTTCCCCGGCTCCATGATGCCCACCGGCTGGAACATCGTCATCATGTTCCTCGGTGAACTGGTGCTCGGGCTGATCCTCGGAATGCTCGTCAATTTTCTGTTCGCAGCGGTTCAGCTCGGTGGCCAGATCATCGGATTCCAAATGGGATTCGCCATGGTCAACGTGGTCGACCCCATCACCGGCACGAGCAATGCGGTTTCAGCCCACTTCCTCTACATGTGCACCATGTTGACGTTCCTCGTCCTCAACGGCCACCTGTACCTTCTCAAGGCCGTGGGCATGAGCTTCCAGTATATTCCGCCGGGAACGCTTCTCCTTCACCCAGAACTGGCCAAGGACATCTTCCACTTCTCCAACCTGATGTTCACCCTGGCCATCAAGATCGCGGCCCCGGTCATGGCCGCCCTGTTCCTGGTGGACCTCGCCCTGGCGCTCATCTCCCGGGCCGCGCCGCAGATGCATGTGCTCATCCTCGGCTTCCCCATCAAGATCACCGTGGGTTTCTTCTTCCTCGGCTTCATTTTCAGCATCATGGCCCTGTATGTGGGCGACTTCCTGACAGGCCTGAACAACATGTACGAAAACGTCATGAAATTCGGGGATTCCATTATTCCTTAA
- the flhB gene encoding flagellar biosynthesis protein FlhB, which yields MIGQEDPSKTERATEKRRTKQREEGNVAKGDEITKVMVLLSGVLILRAMIGFYSEQFTEIYRWTFLEAINFTVDKPMAYTLFSWGLKKMALLVVPFMLVIAFVSFLTMRLQVGSLWTTKPLKPKFGKLFNIMRGVKKIMLSPDALIKLAKSILQAMAVAIAPYIVIRQELPNLLPLFHANVHGIIVFILSVGYKMVCYALIPMFIIAIVDLWYQRWNYEEQIKMTKDEIKDERKQMEGDPRIKQKQRQKMMEMMASRMFQDIPKADVVITNPTHYAVALQYDRIKAPAPLVLAKGVNKVAERIKEVARENSIPIEENRPLAQALYKQVEIGETIPEEMFQAVAAILAKLEKFKHRQ from the coding sequence ATGATCGGCCAGGAAGATCCGAGTAAAACCGAACGAGCCACGGAAAAGCGGCGGACGAAGCAACGCGAAGAGGGCAACGTCGCCAAAGGCGACGAAATCACCAAGGTGATGGTCCTCCTCTCCGGCGTGCTGATCCTGCGCGCCATGATCGGTTTTTACAGCGAGCAATTCACCGAGATTTACCGTTGGACCTTCCTGGAGGCGATCAACTTCACCGTCGACAAGCCCATGGCCTACACGCTGTTCTCCTGGGGCTTGAAAAAGATGGCGCTGCTGGTGGTGCCGTTCATGCTGGTCATCGCTTTCGTGTCCTTTCTGACCATGCGCCTGCAGGTGGGCTCGCTGTGGACCACCAAGCCGTTGAAACCAAAATTCGGCAAGCTCTTCAATATCATGCGCGGCGTCAAAAAAATCATGCTCAGCCCCGACGCCCTCATCAAGCTGGCGAAAAGCATCCTCCAGGCAATGGCCGTGGCCATAGCCCCCTACATCGTCATCCGCCAGGAGCTGCCCAATCTGCTGCCCCTGTTCCACGCCAACGTTCATGGCATCATCGTCTTCATCCTGTCCGTCGGATACAAGATGGTCTGCTACGCGCTGATCCCCATGTTCATCATCGCCATCGTGGACCTCTGGTACCAGCGATGGAACTACGAAGAGCAGATCAAGATGACCAAGGACGAAATCAAGGACGAGCGCAAGCAGATGGAAGGCGATCCCCGGATCAAACAGAAACAGCGCCAGAAGATGATGGAGATGATGGCCTCGCGCATGTTCCAGGACATCCCCAAGGCGGACGTGGTCATCACCAACCCGACCCACTACGCCGTGGCCTTGCAGTACGACCGCATAAAAGCCCCCGCTCCCCTGGTGCTGGCCAAGGGCGTGAACAAGGTTGCCGAACGAATCAAGGAAGTTGCGCGGGAAAACTCCATCCCCATCGAAGAGAACCGACCCTTGGCACAGGCTTTGTATAAACAGGTTGAAATCGGTGAAACCATCCCGGAGGAAATGTTTCAGGCCGTTGCCGCCATCCTGGCGAAGCTGGAGAAATTCAAGCATCGCCAATAA
- the moaC gene encoding cyclic pyranopterin monophosphate synthase MoaC, whose translation MADGFSHMDQDGNARMVDVSAKNDTNRTAIVRGLVRLAPETMRLLKENALPKGDVLTTAKIAGIQAAKRTADLIPMCHPLPISYIDVRFNVMDADSTIELECEVRTAYKTGVEMEALIGCQVAAATIYDMCKAVQKDIVIDNCRLVFKSGGKSGTFRAE comes from the coding sequence ATGGCAGACGGCTTTTCGCACATGGATCAGGACGGCAATGCCCGCATGGTGGACGTATCCGCCAAGAACGACACGAACCGCACCGCGATAGTCCGTGGTCTCGTCAGGCTTGCGCCGGAGACCATGAGGCTGCTCAAGGAGAACGCGCTGCCCAAGGGCGACGTGTTGACCACGGCCAAGATCGCGGGCATCCAGGCCGCCAAGCGCACCGCCGATCTCATACCCATGTGCCACCCCCTGCCGATCAGCTACATCGACGTCCGTTTCAACGTGATGGATGCCGACTCGACCATTGAGCTCGAATGCGAGGTTCGCACCGCCTACAAGACCGGTGTCGAGATGGAGGCCCTTATCGGCTGCCAGGTTGCGGCCGCCACCATCTACGACATGTGCAAGGCGGTCCAGAAGGATATCGTCATCGACAATTGCCGACTGGTATTCAAATCCGGAGGCAAGAGCGGGACCTTCCGGGCCGAGTAG
- the rpoZ gene encoding DNA-directed RNA polymerase subunit omega produces the protein MARITVEDCLAKVSNRFLITQMAIKRVKQYREGYEPLVETRNKEVVTALREIAASKVVPDTSTDLHLHSAETEEA, from the coding sequence ATGGCAAGGATCACCGTAGAAGATTGTCTGGCAAAAGTGAGCAATCGTTTTCTCATCACCCAGATGGCCATCAAGAGGGTCAAGCAGTACCGCGAAGGCTATGAGCCGCTGGTCGAAACCAGAAATAAGGAAGTGGTCACCGCCCTGCGCGAGATAGCGGCCTCCAAGGTCGTTCCCGATACCTCCACCGACCTGCACCTTCATTCTGCCGAAACCGAGGAAGCCTAG
- the dnaJ gene encoding molecular chaperone DnaJ, which produces MSKRDYYEVLAVERTATQDEIKTAYRKLAFKYHPDRNPDDPDAESKFKEAAEAYEVLGNQEKRQTYDRFGHDGMNGHGFSGFSSNEDIFGAFSDIFGEVFGFSTAGRGGANRPRAGSDLRYNLEISFRDAAKGTEVGIKIPVEVSCEACDGSGAAPGSSPETCPQCGGSGTVQQSQGFFRISATCPNCRGTGTLITDPCDTCMGRGTVIKNKDLNVRIPAGVDNNSRLRLRGEGEAGVNGGPPGDLYVVIRVAPDDTFERQGQNLVISREISMVEAALGYRLEVPTLDEPVNLDIPSGTQSGEIFRLRGLGLPHLGSTQNGDLLVEVRVKTPSRLNSRQEELLREFAEIEVGKLSNRAKGFFKKAKSKVMGE; this is translated from the coding sequence ATGTCCAAACGCGACTATTACGAAGTCCTGGCAGTGGAGCGGACCGCCACCCAGGACGAGATCAAGACGGCTTATCGAAAGCTGGCCTTCAAGTATCATCCCGACCGCAACCCGGATGATCCCGACGCAGAATCCAAGTTCAAGGAGGCTGCGGAGGCCTATGAGGTCTTGGGCAATCAGGAGAAGCGTCAGACGTATGATCGGTTCGGCCATGACGGCATGAACGGTCACGGCTTTTCCGGTTTCTCCAGCAATGAGGACATATTCGGGGCCTTCAGCGACATTTTCGGCGAGGTCTTCGGATTTTCCACGGCGGGCCGCGGCGGCGCCAATCGCCCCAGGGCCGGTTCGGATCTCCGCTACAACCTGGAGATATCCTTCAGGGATGCGGCCAAGGGTACCGAGGTCGGCATCAAGATTCCCGTGGAAGTTTCCTGCGAGGCCTGCGACGGCAGCGGTGCGGCCCCGGGTTCCTCGCCCGAAACCTGCCCCCAATGCGGCGGCTCCGGCACCGTGCAGCAGTCCCAGGGCTTTTTCCGTATTTCCGCCACCTGTCCCAATTGTCGCGGCACCGGCACGCTGATTACCGATCCGTGCGACACCTGCATGGGGCGTGGTACGGTCATCAAGAACAAGGATCTCAACGTCCGCATTCCGGCCGGCGTGGACAACAACTCCCGCCTGCGTTTGCGCGGCGAGGGCGAGGCGGGCGTCAACGGCGGCCCTCCGGGCGACCTCTATGTGGTCATCCGGGTCGCGCCGGACGACACCTTCGAGCGCCAGGGCCAGAACCTTGTCATCAGCCGTGAAATCTCCATGGTCGAGGCCGCGCTGGGATATCGTCTCGAAGTGCCCACCTTGGATGAACCGGTAAATCTGGACATCCCCAGCGGCACCCAGTCCGGCGAGATTTTTCGGCTGCGTGGCCTGGGTCTGCCCCATCTCGGTTCGACCCAGAACGGCGATCTGCTCGTGGAGGTTCGCGTGAAGACGCCTTCCCGCCTGAACAGCCGCCAGGAGGAACTGCTCCGGGAGTTCGCCGAGATCGAGGTCGGAAAACTGAGCAATCGGGCCAAGGGCTTTTTCAAGAAGGCCAAGAGCAAGGTCATGGGAGAGTAG
- a CDS encoding tRNA lysidine(34) synthetase yields MASWGKLTFAQKKCVTATGKLMQRTGMVSEGARIGLAISGGVDSFLMLKVMTIRKAIMPFPVELMVLHVNPGFSPESHEPLVRWCADNGLAAHIELTDFGPRAHTEENRKNSPCFWCAMQRRKRLFELCRDYGLTHLAFGHNADDNVVTFFMNMVQNGRADGLSANEPFFGGKLNVIRPTMLLDKKTVIKAATQWELPIWENVCPSNGFTKRDEIHEWLRTMWRQDKRIKNNIFNAVTRQQVDLTSKKV; encoded by the coding sequence ATGGCCTCATGGGGCAAACTCACCTTCGCTCAGAAAAAATGCGTCACCGCCACCGGCAAACTCATGCAGCGAACCGGCATGGTTTCGGAAGGAGCGCGCATCGGCCTGGCCATCTCCGGCGGGGTCGACAGCTTCCTCATGCTCAAGGTCATGACCATCCGCAAGGCCATCATGCCCTTTCCCGTGGAACTCATGGTCCTGCACGTAAACCCCGGATTCTCCCCGGAATCCCACGAGCCGCTGGTCCGATGGTGCGCCGACAACGGCCTGGCCGCACACATCGAACTGACGGACTTCGGCCCCCGCGCCCATACCGAGGAGAACCGCAAGAACTCGCCCTGCTTCTGGTGCGCCATGCAGCGCCGCAAGCGGCTGTTCGAGCTGTGCCGCGACTACGGCCTGACGCATCTCGCCTTCGGCCACAATGCGGACGACAATGTCGTCACGTTCTTCATGAACATGGTGCAGAACGGACGCGCCGACGGCCTGTCGGCCAACGAACCGTTTTTCGGCGGGAAGCTGAACGTCATCCGGCCCACCATGCTCCTGGACAAGAAGACCGTCATAAAAGCGGCCACGCAGTGGGAACTGCCTATTTGGGAAAACGTCTGCCCCTCAAACGGATTCACCAAACGTGATGAAATCCACGAATGGCTCAGAACCATGTGGCGTCAGGATAAACGCATAAAAAACAATATCTTCAACGCCGTAACGAGACAACAAGTCGACTTGACAAGCAAAAAAGTCTAG
- the flhA gene encoding flagellar biosynthesis protein FlhA codes for MAQPSAKSAIPKIDYAKFAKQGDILLAGGVVVILFVMLIPLPTPFIDFMLSVSISLGLVILVTSMFMTSPLEFSIFPSLLLVTTLLRLALNVATTRAILLHGDEGTSAAGSVIQSFGEFVVGGNYVIGIVIFMILFILNKTVIVTGTTRIAEVAARFTLDAMPGKQMAIEADLNAGLIDEAQATKKRDDLRREADFYGAMDGAGKFVSGDVKAGLMITAINIIGGFLIGVLQKDMEWMDAAQTYTLLTIGDGLVATIPSLIISTSAGIIVSRAAAEAKMGEEFIGQLSFHHRALKLVSGILVIFGIVPGMPTLPFLTLAAIVYGVGHISSKQQHGFAVEQEEKEQKQPATLDTPEEVQALLPLDQLELEVGYGLIPLVDEEQSGNLLSRIRSIRRQFALDMGVVIPSLHLRDNLQLKPGEYRVLIKGNPVASAELLIDHYLAMDPGDARHRIEGVETVEPAFNLPAVWIPGAQKEEAMLAGYTVVDPSTVIATHLTEVFRRNLHEFLGRQETQELLNNLSKRAPKAVESLVPAVLSLGGVQKVLQALVQENVSIRDLLTIVETLADYGVATQDPTQLTEYVRARMGRTIVKPYLGENGVLPIITLNPKIDEILNHAMRPAEQGGYLALEPGVAQQIIQAINRSTEDAMVADGQPILLVTPQLRSQLAQLLNRFIPTLPVISQAEIPADVKIQSVATVEI; via the coding sequence ATGGCCCAGCCTTCAGCCAAGTCCGCAATTCCGAAAATCGACTACGCCAAATTCGCCAAGCAGGGCGACATCCTTCTCGCGGGCGGCGTGGTGGTCATCCTCTTCGTGATGCTCATTCCCCTGCCCACCCCGTTCATCGATTTCATGCTCTCGGTCTCCATTTCCCTGGGCCTGGTCATCCTGGTGACGTCCATGTTCATGACCTCGCCCCTTGAATTCTCCATCTTCCCTTCACTGCTTCTGGTCACCACCCTGCTCCGCCTCGCCCTGAACGTGGCCACGACCAGGGCCATCCTGCTGCACGGAGACGAAGGCACTTCGGCAGCGGGTTCGGTCATTCAGAGTTTCGGCGAGTTCGTTGTCGGGGGCAATTACGTCATCGGCATCGTCATTTTCATGATTCTGTTCATCCTGAACAAGACCGTCATCGTCACCGGTACCACCCGCATCGCCGAAGTGGCCGCCCGATTCACCCTGGACGCCATGCCGGGTAAGCAGATGGCCATCGAGGCCGACCTCAACGCCGGGCTCATCGATGAAGCGCAGGCCACCAAAAAACGCGATGACCTGCGCCGGGAGGCCGACTTCTACGGCGCCATGGACGGCGCGGGCAAATTCGTTTCCGGAGACGTCAAGGCGGGCCTGATGATTACCGCCATCAACATCATAGGCGGCTTCCTCATCGGCGTGCTCCAAAAGGATATGGAGTGGATGGATGCGGCCCAGACCTACACCCTGCTGACCATCGGCGACGGCCTGGTGGCCACCATCCCCTCGCTCATCATCTCCACCTCGGCGGGCATCATCGTTTCCCGCGCGGCAGCCGAAGCCAAAATGGGCGAGGAATTCATCGGGCAGCTCTCCTTCCATCACAGGGCCCTCAAACTCGTCTCCGGCATCCTGGTCATTTTCGGCATCGTGCCCGGTATGCCGACCCTGCCCTTCCTGACCCTGGCCGCCATAGTTTACGGCGTAGGGCATATTTCGTCCAAACAGCAGCACGGTTTCGCCGTGGAGCAGGAGGAAAAGGAGCAGAAGCAACCCGCCACCCTGGACACCCCGGAGGAAGTCCAGGCCCTGCTTCCCCTGGACCAACTGGAACTCGAAGTCGGTTACGGACTCATCCCCCTGGTGGACGAAGAGCAAAGCGGCAATCTGTTGTCGCGCATCCGCTCCATCCGCCGCCAGTTCGCCCTGGACATGGGCGTGGTCATCCCGTCCCTGCACCTGCGCGACAACCTGCAACTCAAGCCCGGCGAATACCGCGTGCTCATCAAGGGCAACCCCGTGGCCAGCGCCGAACTGCTCATCGACCATTATCTGGCCATGGACCCCGGCGACGCCAGGCACCGCATCGAGGGCGTGGAAACAGTGGAGCCCGCCTTCAACCTTCCGGCCGTATGGATTCCCGGAGCACAGAAAGAAGAGGCCATGCTGGCGGGCTACACCGTTGTCGACCCGTCCACGGTCATCGCCACCCACCTGACCGAAGTCTTCCGGCGCAACCTGCATGAATTCCTGGGACGGCAGGAAACCCAGGAACTGCTCAACAACCTTTCCAAGCGCGCTCCCAAGGCGGTGGAATCCCTGGTGCCCGCAGTGCTCAGCCTCGGCGGAGTCCAGAAGGTCCTCCAGGCACTGGTCCAGGAGAACGTGTCCATCCGCGACCTTCTGACCATCGTGGAAACCCTGGCGGACTACGGCGTCGCCACCCAGGACCCCACGCAGCTCACGGAATATGTGCGCGCCCGCATGGGCCGGACCATCGTCAAACCGTATCTTGGAGAAAACGGGGTGTTGCCCATCATCACCCTGAATCCGAAAATCGACGAAATCCTGAACCACGCCATGCGGCCGGCCGAACAGGGCGGCTACCTGGCTCTCGAGCCCGGCGTGGCGCAACAGATCATCCAAGCCATCAACCGCTCCACCGAGGACGCCATGGTGGCAGACGGCCAGCCCATCCTGCTGGTCACCCCGCAGCTCAGATCGCAACTGGCGCAGCTCCTGAACAGGTTCATCCCGACACTCCCGGTCATCTCCCAGGCCGAGATTCCGGCGGACGTCAAAATCCAGTCAGTCGCAACCGTTGAAATCTAG
- a CDS encoding M23 family metallopeptidase, with translation MLFRKYHIVVFKDKQGSCRKFQLRGWFIAFLVVLTVTMAAGNVILWKNYAEHSRIEQGLNIAEKTVQEQKTQLLSLSQKITALQSNLNRIRDFDSKLRVMINLDQDGSQAAAPKGGPANDNFSKGYLPLYRQELLARKMHEFLRQLNVEARLEEVRQQEIMHTLRSNQNILEATPSIWPTSGWVTSGFAWRSSPFTGKREFHKGLDISAPRGTPVYAPARGAVTFAGRDGSYGLSIRLKHNSSLSTRFAHLNRIAIKSGQEVTRGELIGYVGNTGRSTGPHLHYEVRLNGVPVNPKRYILN, from the coding sequence ATGCTTTTCCGAAAATACCACATAGTTGTCTTTAAGGACAAACAAGGGTCGTGCAGGAAATTTCAGCTCCGGGGCTGGTTTATCGCATTCCTTGTCGTGCTGACCGTCACCATGGCCGCCGGCAACGTGATTCTTTGGAAAAACTACGCCGAGCACTCGCGCATCGAACAAGGTCTGAACATAGCCGAAAAGACCGTTCAAGAGCAAAAAACCCAGCTACTCAGCCTCTCCCAGAAAATCACCGCCCTGCAAAGCAATCTGAACCGCATCCGGGACTTCGACTCCAAACTGCGCGTCATGATAAACTTGGATCAGGACGGCAGCCAGGCCGCCGCCCCCAAAGGCGGGCCCGCCAACGACAATTTTTCCAAGGGCTACCTGCCCCTCTACCGGCAGGAACTTCTCGCCCGCAAGATGCATGAATTTCTCCGCCAGTTGAATGTGGAGGCGCGCCTTGAAGAGGTCCGCCAGCAGGAGATCATGCACACCCTGCGCAGCAACCAGAACATCCTCGAAGCCACCCCGTCCATCTGGCCGACATCCGGCTGGGTGACATCGGGCTTCGCCTGGCGCTCCTCGCCCTTTACCGGGAAGCGCGAATTCCATAAGGGTCTGGACATCTCCGCCCCCAGGGGCACTCCGGTGTATGCACCGGCGCGCGGGGCCGTGACTTTCGCCGGACGCGACGGCTCCTACGGCCTGTCCATCCGTCTGAAACACAACTCCAGCCTGTCCACCCGTTTTGCGCACCTCAACCGCATCGCCATCAAGAGCGGTCAGGAAGTCACGAGGGGCGAACTCATCGGCTACGTCGGCAATACGGGCCGCTCCACCGGCCCCCACCTCCATTACGAGGTCCGCCTGAACGGCGTGCCGGTGAACCCGAAACGGTACATCCTCAACTAA
- a CDS encoding flagellar biosynthesis protein FlhF, giving the protein MKMKTYRAATSTAAFAKVKSELGNEAVILSNKTVVENGCKCCEIVAAVESEPVRPQRHSKESVVDAALRDSVGWQREWSQIKGQIMALMKPQMDPSKLTPKQRIALEYLEREEVNERVLTHIYCTMRETRDCPVMTALDPLIKATPFRAETWTNTFHAFAGPGGAGKTSSLVRLALRMKKERPGMRLCLATADGGRGKGRLVLKHYAELSGLAFREIITKEDFTLLREESRRFDMILIDLPGLSGRTTLEEWSRLYGLDECRDLSIHLVLNPYYSTAQFERFVDKYKSEQLASVIWTKLDEACTFGAVLNMAFASGLPVSALSFGPGIKNSIRPASEEMIWRLMFMRTLPDGNKQP; this is encoded by the coding sequence ATGAAAATGAAGACGTACAGGGCCGCCACCTCCACGGCAGCCTTCGCAAAGGTCAAATCCGAACTCGGCAACGAGGCCGTGATACTGTCCAACAAAACCGTCGTTGAAAACGGGTGCAAGTGCTGCGAAATCGTTGCCGCGGTGGAAAGCGAGCCTGTCCGGCCCCAGCGGCACAGCAAGGAAAGCGTGGTCGACGCCGCCCTGCGCGACTCGGTGGGCTGGCAGCGGGAATGGAGCCAGATCAAGGGACAGATAATGGCCCTGATGAAGCCGCAGATGGATCCGTCCAAGCTCACGCCCAAACAACGCATCGCCTTGGAATATTTGGAACGCGAGGAAGTGAACGAGCGGGTCCTGACACACATCTACTGCACCATGCGCGAAACCCGCGACTGCCCGGTCATGACCGCTCTGGACCCGCTTATCAAGGCTACCCCGTTCCGGGCCGAGACCTGGACCAATACCTTTCACGCCTTCGCCGGTCCCGGCGGCGCCGGGAAAACCTCAAGCCTGGTGCGGCTCGCCCTGCGCATGAAAAAGGAACGCCCCGGCATGAGGCTGTGCCTGGCCACCGCCGACGGCGGCCGGGGCAAAGGCCGCCTGGTCCTCAAGCATTACGCCGAATTAAGCGGCCTGGCCTTCCGGGAAATCATCACCAAGGAGGACTTCACCCTGCTGCGTGAGGAATCCCGACGGTTCGACATGATCCTCATAGACCTGCCCGGCCTGTCCGGCCGGACAACTCTCGAAGAGTGGTCGCGGCTCTACGGGCTGGATGAATGCCGAGACCTGTCCATTCACCTTGTTTTGAACCCCTATTACAGCACGGCGCAATTCGAACGATTCGTGGACAAATACAAAAGTGAACAACTAGCAAGCGTTATCTGGACGAAACTCGATGAAGCCTGTACATTCGGAGCAGTGTTGAACATGGCTTTCGCCAGCGGACTGCCGGTATCCGCCCTGTCCTTTGGGCCGGGCATCAAAAACAGCATCCGCCCGGCTTCGGAAGAGATGATCTGGCGGCTCATGTTCATGCGCACGTTGCCCGACGGCAACAAACAACCCTAA
- the hisF gene encoding imidazole glycerol phosphate synthase subunit HisF, whose product MLSKRVIPCLDVRNGRLTKGIKFEGNVDIGDPVESARRYYEEGADEIVFYDITASHEARGIFLDVVEKVASQIFIPFSVGGGINSVDDMRDVLVAGAEKVSVNSGAVKNPDIISEGAARFGSQCVVLGMDVKRVPVSENIPSGFEIVIHGGRKYMGMDAIEWAKTGEALGAGEICLNSIDADGVKNGYDLELTRLVAEAVTIPVIASGGAGNPQHMVDAVTEGKATAALIASIVHYGEYTIPEIKKYMSEHGVQTRMVW is encoded by the coding sequence ATGCTGAGTAAACGCGTCATTCCCTGCCTCGACGTGCGCAACGGCCGTCTGACCAAGGGCATCAAATTCGAAGGCAACGTGGACATCGGCGACCCTGTCGAGTCCGCCAGAAGATATTACGAGGAAGGCGCGGACGAGATCGTCTTCTATGACATCACCGCATCCCACGAGGCGCGCGGCATCTTTCTCGACGTGGTTGAAAAAGTCGCGTCCCAGATCTTCATTCCGTTTTCCGTCGGCGGCGGCATCAACTCCGTCGACGACATGCGCGACGTGCTCGTCGCCGGTGCGGAAAAGGTCTCGGTCAACTCCGGCGCGGTCAAGAACCCGGACATCATCAGCGAGGGCGCGGCCCGATTCGGCTCCCAGTGCGTGGTGCTCGGCATGGACGTCAAGCGCGTGCCCGTCTCCGAAAATATTCCCTCCGGCTTCGAAATCGTCATCCACGGCGGCCGCAAATACATGGGCATGGACGCCATCGAATGGGCCAAAACCGGCGAGGCTTTGGGCGCGGGCGAAATCTGCCTCAATTCCATCGACGCGGACGGGGTCAAAAACGGCTACGACCTGGAGCTGACCCGTCTGGTGGCCGAGGCCGTGACCATCCCGGTCATCGCCTCCGGCGGCGCGGGCAACCCGCAGCACATGGTCGATGCCGTCACCGAGGGCAAAGCCACCGCCGCCCTCATCGCCTCCATCGTCCACTATGGCGAATACACCATACCAGAAATCAAGAAATACATGTCCGAGCACGGCGTCCAGACCCGCATGGTCTGGTAG